From the Ctenopharyngodon idella isolate HZGC_01 chromosome 3, HZGC01, whole genome shotgun sequence genome, one window contains:
- the zgc:165423 gene encoding polyserase-2, which yields MKMLWKLSLVFVVTLLTKGCDCQHACGRAPLNTKIVGGVNASAGAWPWQVSLHADGSHFCGGSLINNQWVLSAAHCFPGTDAASLTVYLGRQSQELSNPNEVSRGVSQLIVHPGYGDGQSHNNDMALLRLSQPVTFTNYIQPVCLAAEGSTFNSDMMWVTGWGDVNSGEPLPSPQILQEVVVPLVGNSKCNCLYSGSITENMMCAGPLEGGKDSCQGDSGGPMVIKQGSTWIQAGVVSFGQGCALPDYPGVYARVSQYQQWISGVIGSNSTGFVTFNSTTLVQDENVNCPTLPTVCGGSAGLWPWMASLKYYGYHTCVGTLVSDRFIMTSASCFSRSMGMDGWAVTLNIAHWDCSSSPVSVEVANVLFDDIFGNGVALVELSSPFTYIANVPVDLYDLSFVPGTECSVVGWNSGAAESEQSFLEVQTTIVNCDPSDTTPINICTEPLPFQQQDNGSPLLCKISDMWIQTGIWSIPPGFGILPQSSNSTVFIRTSPFSSFLSNTIYNYPSILDGVESFSPLSLTCVLLLSLPAVLQAIY from the exons ATGAAGATGCTCTGGAAACTGAGTTTGGTGTTTGTGGTCACTCTCCTAACCAAAG GGTGTGACTGCCAGCATG CGTGTGGCAGAGCCCCTCTCAACACAAAGATCGTGGGGGGAGTTAATGCGTCTGCTGGCGCTTGGCCATGGCAGGTCAGCCTTCATGCGGATGGAAGTCATTTCTGTGGCGGATCCCTCATCAACAATCAATGGGTTCTGTCAGCAGCTCACTGCTTTCCAGG GACTGATGCCGCAAGCCTTACTGTGTACCTGGGTCGACAGTCTCAAGAACTATCCAATCCAAACGAGGTGTCCAGAGGAGTCTCTCAACTCATAGTTCATCCAGGCTATGGCGACGGACAATCTCATAACAATGACATGGCTCTGTTACGTCTTTCCCAACCTGTGACCTTCACTAATTACATCCAACCAGTCTGTCTGGCAGCAGAGGGAAGCACATTCAACAGTGACATGATGTGGGTCACAGGTTGGGGAGATGTGAATTCAGGTG AACCCCTTCCTTCACCTCAAATCCTACAGGAGGTGGTTGTGCCTCTGGTTGGAAATAGTAAATGTAACTGTCTTTATAGTGGATcaataacagaaaacatgatgtGTGCTGGACCTTTGGAAGGTGGAAAAGATTCCTGCCAG GGTGACTCTGGAGGTCCAATGGTCATCAAACAGGGCTCTACATGGATCCAGGCTGGCGTTGTGAGTTTCGGTCAAGGTTGTGCTCTGCCTGATTATCCTGGTGTGTATGCCAGAGTTTCTCAGTACCAGCAGTGGATCAGTGGGGTAATTGGATCAAACAGTACTGGTTTCGTCACTTTTAACTCCACTACTCTTGTTCAGGATGAGAATGTGAACTGCCCTACTCTAC CGACAGTGTGTGGAGGCTCTGCAGGTTTATGGCCATGGATGGCTAGTCTAAAATATTATGGTTATCATACATGTGTAGGAACTTTGGTTTCTGACCGATTCATCATGACCTCTGCTAGCTGCTTTTCCAG ATCCATGGGTATGGATGGATGGGCAGTGACCCTCAATATTGCCCATTGGGACTGTTCCAGCAGCCCAGTGTCAGTTGAAGTGGCAAATGTCTTATTCGATGATATTTTCGGAAATGGTGTAGCACTTGTGGAGCTGTCTTCTCCATTTACTTACATTGCCAATGTTCCGGTTGACCTGTATGATTTAAGCTTTGTCCCTGGTACTGAATGTTCAGTAGTTGGTTGGAATTCAGGAGCGGCTGAAT CGGAACAATCTTTTCTGGAAGTCCAGACCACCATTGTAAACTGTGATCCTTCAGACACCACACCGATCAACATCTGCACAGAGCCACTGCCTTTTCAGCAG CAAGATAACGGCAGTCCCCTGCTGTGCAAAATAAGCGACATGTGGATTCAGACTGGTATTTGGTCCATTCCCCCTGGCTTTGGCATCCTCCCACAATCCTCCAACAGCACAGTCTTCATCAGGACCTCTCCCTTCAGCTCCTTCCTGTCTAACACCATCTATAACTACCCATCTATTCTGGATGGGGTTGAGTCATTCTCACCCCTCTCGCTCACCTGCGTCCTGCTGCTCTCTCTCCCAGCAGTCCTCCAGGCTATTTATTAA
- the cln3 gene encoding battenin isoform X1 produces the protein MDRALNSDPVITADTEGRFQRWRNWIGFWLLGLCNNFAYVVMLSAAHDILQKQESQNTTTPTPAPNETNIEIRNSSSRYDCNPVSTAAVLLADILPTLIIKFTAPFYIHKVPYGFRVLVCFLTAVVSFLMVSFSSTILMSITGVIFASISSGLGELSFLSLSVFFSRDVLSGWGSGTGAAGVAGAFLYSAFTQAGLTPQVTLWIMLVVPVILAVSYFFLLVFPPSFPQWRRHEVGHSPSRTANSQERRPLIEEETDTDEDSEPTQEEQDNCTGHALFLMTEDKHTGPLTFTDQLHIIKGLLKFIFPLSVVYFAEYFINQGLLELLYFPDSSLSHSEQYRWYQTLYQIGVFVSRSSLICFKIRKIFLMSLLQCVNAVLLVFAVYYQFLHYPWVVFIIVLYEGLLGGAAYVNTFHFISEETAEREREFAMAAASVGDSLGIALSAAASFPVHHYFCSL, from the exons ATGGATCGAGCATTAAACTCTGACCCTGTCATTACAGCTGATACTGAAG GTCGTTTTCAGCGCTGGAGAAATTGGATTGGGTTTTG GTTACTGGGACTTTGCAATAACTTTGCATATGTGGTGATGCTGAGTGCAGCACATGACATCTTACAAAAACAGGAATCTCAAAACACAACAACTCCT ACTCCAGCTCCAAATGAGACTAACATAGAGATCAGGAACAGCAGCAGCCGCTATGACTGCAATCCTGTGTCTACTGCA GCTGTGCTGTTGGCTGATATCTTACCCACCCTCATAATCAAATTCACAGCACCTTTCTATATACACAAAGTGCCTTATGG TTTCCGTGTTTTGGTGTGTTTCCTTACGGCTGTTGTCAGCTTCCTGATGGTGTCATTTTCTTCAACTATATTGATGAGCATAACTG gTGTCATCTTTGCCAGTATTAGTTCAGGATTGGGGGAGCTGTCCTTCCTGTCCCTCTCTGTGTTTTTCAGCAG GGATGTGTTAAGTGGCTGGGGGTCCGGCACGGGGGCAGCAGGAGTAGCTGGAGCTTTCCTTTACTCAGCATTTACTCAGGCTGGTCTGACCCCCCAAGTTACGTTATGGATCATGCTGGTTGTTCCTGTTATTTTGGCTGTTAG CTATTTTTTCCTCCTGGTGTTCCCTCCTTCTTTTCCACAGTGGAGACGGCACGAGGTTGGTCACAGTCCTTCCAGAACAGCGAACTCCCAGGAGAGACGCCCTTTAATTGAGGAAGAGACTGATACAGATGAGGACTCTGAGCCAACTCAGGAAGAACAAG ATAACTGTACTGGCCATGCTCTCTTCCTTATGACAGAGGACAAGCACACCGGACCCCTGACCTTCACTGACCAATTACACATTATTAAG GGTCTGCTCaagtttatttttcctcttagtGTTGTTTACTTCGCTGAGTATTTCATCAACCAGGGACTG TTGGAGCTGCTCTACTTTCCTGACtcttctctctcacactcagAACAATATCGCTG GTATCAGACACTTTACCAGATTGGTGTGTTTGTTTCCCGCTCATCTCTTATCTGTTTTAAGATCAGGAAAATTTTCCTTATGTCTCTCTTACAG tgTGTGAATGCTGTTCTGTTGGTTTTCGCTGTATATTACCAGTTCTTGCATTACCCATGGGTGGTCTTTATTATTGTCCTCTATGAGGGTCTGTTGGGAGGAGCAGCCTATGTGAACACCTTCCATTTCATCAGTGAGGAG ACTGCTGAGCGTGAGAGAGAGTTTGCCATGGCTGCAGCAAGTGTCGGGGACAGTCTGGGAATCGCTCTGTCTGCAGCTGCCTCCTTCCCCGTTCACCATTATTTCTGCTCTTTATGA
- the cln3 gene encoding battenin isoform X2, which produces MDRALNSDPVITADTEGRFQRWRNWIGFWLLGLCNNFAYVVMLSAAHDILQKQESQNTTTPTPAPNETNIEIRNSSSRYDCNPVSTAAVLLADILPTLIIKFTAPFYIHKVPYGFRVLVCFLTAVVSFLMVSFSSTILMSITGVIFASISSGLGELSFLSLSVFFSRDVLSGWGSGTGAAGVAGAFLYSAFTQAGLTPQVTLWIMLVVPVILAVSYFFLLVFPPSFPQWRRHEVGHSPSRTANSQERRPLIEEETDTDEDSEPTQEEQEDKHTGPLTFTDQLHIIKGLLKFIFPLSVVYFAEYFINQGLLELLYFPDSSLSHSEQYRWYQTLYQIGVFVSRSSLICFKIRKIFLMSLLQCVNAVLLVFAVYYQFLHYPWVVFIIVLYEGLLGGAAYVNTFHFISEETAEREREFAMAAASVGDSLGIALSAAASFPVHHYFCSL; this is translated from the exons ATGGATCGAGCATTAAACTCTGACCCTGTCATTACAGCTGATACTGAAG GTCGTTTTCAGCGCTGGAGAAATTGGATTGGGTTTTG GTTACTGGGACTTTGCAATAACTTTGCATATGTGGTGATGCTGAGTGCAGCACATGACATCTTACAAAAACAGGAATCTCAAAACACAACAACTCCT ACTCCAGCTCCAAATGAGACTAACATAGAGATCAGGAACAGCAGCAGCCGCTATGACTGCAATCCTGTGTCTACTGCA GCTGTGCTGTTGGCTGATATCTTACCCACCCTCATAATCAAATTCACAGCACCTTTCTATATACACAAAGTGCCTTATGG TTTCCGTGTTTTGGTGTGTTTCCTTACGGCTGTTGTCAGCTTCCTGATGGTGTCATTTTCTTCAACTATATTGATGAGCATAACTG gTGTCATCTTTGCCAGTATTAGTTCAGGATTGGGGGAGCTGTCCTTCCTGTCCCTCTCTGTGTTTTTCAGCAG GGATGTGTTAAGTGGCTGGGGGTCCGGCACGGGGGCAGCAGGAGTAGCTGGAGCTTTCCTTTACTCAGCATTTACTCAGGCTGGTCTGACCCCCCAAGTTACGTTATGGATCATGCTGGTTGTTCCTGTTATTTTGGCTGTTAG CTATTTTTTCCTCCTGGTGTTCCCTCCTTCTTTTCCACAGTGGAGACGGCACGAGGTTGGTCACAGTCCTTCCAGAACAGCGAACTCCCAGGAGAGACGCCCTTTAATTGAGGAAGAGACTGATACAGATGAGGACTCTGAGCCAACTCAGGAAGAACAAG AGGACAAGCACACCGGACCCCTGACCTTCACTGACCAATTACACATTATTAAG GGTCTGCTCaagtttatttttcctcttagtGTTGTTTACTTCGCTGAGTATTTCATCAACCAGGGACTG TTGGAGCTGCTCTACTTTCCTGACtcttctctctcacactcagAACAATATCGCTG GTATCAGACACTTTACCAGATTGGTGTGTTTGTTTCCCGCTCATCTCTTATCTGTTTTAAGATCAGGAAAATTTTCCTTATGTCTCTCTTACAG tgTGTGAATGCTGTTCTGTTGGTTTTCGCTGTATATTACCAGTTCTTGCATTACCCATGGGTGGTCTTTATTATTGTCCTCTATGAGGGTCTGTTGGGAGGAGCAGCCTATGTGAACACCTTCCATTTCATCAGTGAGGAG ACTGCTGAGCGTGAGAGAGAGTTTGCCATGGCTGCAGCAAGTGTCGGGGACAGTCTGGGAATCGCTCTGTCTGCAGCTGCCTCCTTCCCCGTTCACCATTATTTCTGCTCTTTATGA
- the aldoaa gene encoding aldolase a, fructose-bisphosphate, a: MPHAYPFLTPEQKKELSDIALRIVAPGKGILAADESTGSVAKRFQSINAENTEENRRLYRQLLFTADDRVKPCIGGVILFHETLYQKADDGKLFSQLLKERGMVVGIKVDKGVVPLAGTNGETTTQGLDGLYERCAQYKKDGADFAKWRCVLKITSTTPSRLAIIENANVLARYASICQMHGIVPIVEPEILPDGDHDLKRCQYVTEKVLAAVYKALSDHHVYLEGTLLKPNMVTAGHSCSQKNTPQEIAMATVTALRRTVPPAVPGITFLSGGQSEEEATLNLNAMNKCPLHRPWALTFSYGRALQASALKAWGGKKENGKACQEEFIKRALNNSLACVGKYVSSGDKGAAAGESLFVANHAY; the protein is encoded by the exons ATGCCTCACGCATACCCGTTCCTCACTCCAGAGCAGAAGAAGGAGCTGAGCGATATCGCTCTGAGGATTGTGGCCCCTGGCAAAGGCATTCTTGCTGCAGATGAGTCTACAG GTAGCGTGGCGAAGCGGTTCCAGAGCATCAATGCTGAGAACAcggaggagaacaggagactGTACCGCCAGCTGCTGTTTACCGCAGACGACCGCGTCAAGCCCTGCATCGGTGGTGTCATCCTCTTCCATGAGACCCTCTACCAGAAGGCAGATGATGGCAAACTTTTTTCCCAGCTCCTTAAGGAGAGGGGCATGGTAGTTGGCATCAAAGTGGACAAGGGTGTGGTTCCCCTGGCTGGCACTAATGGAGAGACCACCACACAAG GTCTGGATGGGCTGTACGAGCGTTGTGCTCAGTATAAGAAGGATGGGGCAGACTTTGCTAAATGGAGGTGTGTGCTGAAGATCACTTCCACAACTCCCTCTAGACTGGCCATCATTGAGAACGCTAATGTGCTCGCTCGTTACGCTAGCATCTGCCAGATG CATGGCATTGTGCCTATCGTGGAGCCTGAAATTCTGCCTGATGGTGACCATGACCTGAAGAGGTGCCAGTATGTGACTGAGAAGGTTCTGGCTGCTGTGTACAAGGCTCTGTCTGACCACCATGTCTACTTGGAGGGCACTCTGCTCAAACCCAACATGGTGACTGCCGGGCATTCCTGTTCCCAGAAGAACACCCCCCAGGAGATCGCCATGGCAACTGTCACAGCTCTTCGCCGCACTGTTCCTCCTGCCGTGCCTG GTATCACCTTCCTGTCTGGAGGCCAGAGTGAGGAGGAGGCCACACTCAACCTGAACGCCATGAACAAGTGTCCCCTGCATAGGCCCTGGGCTTTGACCTTCTCCTACGGTCGTGCCCTGCAGGCCTCTGCCCTCAAAGCCTGGGGTGGCAAGAAGGAGAATGGCAAGGCCTGCCAGGAGGAGTTCATAAAGAGAGCTCTT AACAACAGCCTGGCCTGTGTTGGGAAGTATGTGTCCTCAGGAGATAAGGGTGCTGCTGCTGGAGAGTCTCTCTTTGTGGCCAACCATGCCTACTAA